In one Mesorhizobium australicum genomic region, the following are encoded:
- a CDS encoding TonB-dependent hemoglobin/transferrin/lactoferrin family receptor, whose amino-acid sequence MGLVGRNRALLCGTALAIFANVGMVQAQEDASTEQVTAESQKKGRVTQLQRLVLGAGQEKVAIDTPQAVSVLEQEDIDSAQPSTVADVIRKIPGVNVTGSDRVLGQSFNIRGVGAPENSGDQGRIIVNVDGVQKFYEQYRLGSFFSDPELFKRVEVLRGPASSTLYGSGALGGVVNFTTKDASDFIAEGDRGALKLKSTLESNGKGVLGSATLAQRMGENAEFLLMGNWRQADVYESGNGSEIIGTNFRAWSGLAKGTFKVGDEGTLRLSYQRWDSDLDDQQLSQTSTATFFGLVDRHVVDQTAIASYENPFSDNDMLDLKVALSYSDTSNKQRDADLRDYCGSTSSFNVLCDSDYAYKTLQFNAQNTMEWRGANWENFLTYGAQIAHQSRVASIYDNSGDPIDLSFHPEGTDLKAGFFVQNEFIWNDRLTLIPGVRFDWHELTPEDAISGSDSFTDTAISPKLAAHYKFNDTIAVFGSIAHTERFPTIDEVFSTSGSSATFLPSLDLKKELSTNYEAGFALSGYDMLQTGDSGQLKFTGFYNDITDLIAFNRFLVPGPNNIQGYENISSAEIYGFEIETAYDSDYVFANAAYTYTVGRDLSSNRTEEYLTSVAPHELKLTLGGKLPQHDLRFGWNARFVAGPLNSARDYEVPPPGSTVTRYSSAFDVHDIFLSWTPKEGAARGWEVQAGIDNVFNRPYKEFLMNDPAKGRTFKLSLSKQIGW is encoded by the coding sequence ATGGGGCTGGTGGGACGAAACAGGGCGCTGCTATGCGGCACCGCCCTCGCGATCTTCGCGAATGTGGGAATGGTTCAGGCGCAGGAAGACGCCTCGACGGAACAGGTGACGGCCGAAAGCCAGAAGAAAGGCCGCGTCACGCAACTCCAGCGCCTGGTGCTGGGCGCCGGCCAGGAAAAGGTCGCGATCGATACGCCGCAGGCGGTGAGCGTTCTTGAGCAGGAAGACATCGACTCCGCGCAGCCGTCCACTGTCGCGGACGTGATCCGCAAGATACCGGGCGTCAATGTCACCGGTTCGGACCGCGTGCTCGGCCAGTCCTTCAATATCCGCGGCGTCGGCGCGCCGGAAAACTCCGGCGACCAGGGCCGCATCATCGTCAATGTCGACGGCGTGCAGAAATTCTACGAGCAGTACCGCCTCGGTTCGTTCTTCTCCGACCCGGAGCTCTTCAAGCGTGTCGAGGTGCTGCGCGGTCCTGCGTCGTCGACGCTCTACGGCTCCGGCGCGCTCGGCGGCGTGGTCAACTTCACCACCAAGGATGCGTCGGACTTCATCGCCGAGGGCGACCGCGGCGCGCTGAAGCTGAAGTCCACGCTGGAGAGCAACGGCAAGGGCGTTCTCGGCTCGGCAACGCTTGCCCAGCGCATGGGCGAGAATGCCGAATTCCTGCTGATGGGCAACTGGCGCCAGGCCGACGTCTACGAATCAGGCAATGGAAGCGAGATCATCGGCACGAACTTCCGCGCTTGGTCCGGCCTCGCGAAGGGAACCTTCAAGGTGGGCGACGAGGGAACGCTCCGCCTCTCCTACCAGCGTTGGGATTCCGATCTCGACGACCAGCAGCTCTCGCAGACGTCGACTGCCACGTTCTTCGGCCTGGTGGACCGTCACGTCGTTGATCAAACTGCGATCGCCTCATATGAGAACCCGTTTTCTGACAACGATATGCTCGACCTGAAGGTGGCGCTCTCATACTCGGACACCAGTAACAAGCAGCGCGACGCTGACCTCCGCGACTACTGTGGGTCTACCTCATCGTTCAATGTATTGTGCGATTCCGACTACGCCTACAAAACCCTACAGTTTAACGCCCAAAACACGATGGAATGGCGGGGAGCAAACTGGGAGAATTTTCTTACTTACGGTGCACAGATCGCTCATCAGTCCCGCGTTGCAAGTATCTATGACAACAGCGGCGATCCGATCGACCTGAGTTTCCATCCTGAGGGAACCGACCTTAAGGCCGGCTTCTTCGTGCAGAACGAGTTCATCTGGAATGACCGCCTCACGCTCATCCCGGGCGTCCGTTTCGACTGGCATGAGCTGACGCCGGAAGACGCTATCTCTGGCTCGGATTCGTTCACCGACACGGCGATCTCGCCGAAGCTTGCGGCGCACTACAAGTTCAACGACACGATTGCCGTCTTCGGTTCGATTGCTCACACAGAACGTTTCCCGACGATTGACGAGGTGTTCTCAACGAGCGGCTCAAGTGCAACGTTCTTGCCGAGCCTCGATCTGAAGAAGGAACTCTCCACCAACTACGAGGCCGGTTTCGCCCTGTCAGGCTACGACATGCTTCAGACAGGCGATTCCGGTCAGCTTAAGTTCACCGGCTTCTACAACGACATTACAGACCTGATCGCGTTTAATAGGTTTCTTGTTCCTGGACCAAACAATATCCAAGGATACGAGAACATAAGCAGTGCAGAGATATACGGATTTGAAATCGAAACGGCCTATGACTCTGATTATGTATTCGCGAATGCGGCCTATACATACACAGTCGGTCGCGATTTGTCCTCGAATCGTACCGAAGAATATCTGACCTCTGTTGCTCCGCATGAGTTGAAACTCACCCTCGGCGGAAAGCTCCCGCAGCACGATCTACGCTTTGGATGGAATGCACGTTTTGTAGCCGGCCCGCTAAATTCGGCACGCGACTACGAGGTCCCGCCTCCCGGATCCACCGTCACTCGCTATTCCTCTGCCTTCGATGTCCACGACATCTTCCTCTCCTGGACTCCGAAGGAAGGTGCCGCGCGCGGTTGGGAGGTCCAGGCGGGCATCGATAACGTCTTCAACCGCCCGTACAAGGAGTTCCTCATGAACGATCCGGCCAAGGGTCGTACGTTCAAGCTCTCCCTGTCCAAGCAAATCGGCTGGTGA
- the hemP gene encoding hemin uptake protein HemP has protein sequence MLRREGLARPVSPVPARRVDSAVLFRGEHEIGIEHHGALYRLKITRQGKLILNK, from the coding sequence CTGCTGCGGCGCGAAGGCCTCGCCCGACCGGTCTCTCCCGTCCCGGCGCGTCGCGTCGACAGCGCGGTCCTGTTCCGGGGCGAGCACGAAATCGGCATCGAACACCACGGTGCGCTCTACCGCCTCAAGATCACGCGGCAGGGCAAGCTGATCCTCAACAAGTAG
- a CDS encoding hemin-degrading factor, whose translation MTADRPTPDAIRRARAENPKMRERDLAGQLGISEAEFVAAWVGEGTRRIRADVDAFLTGMEALGEVMALTRNESAVHEKIGVYDKVVLGEHAAMALGEQIDLRIFPKVWAHGYAVSKTDEDGTVRRSLQFFNASGEAVHKVHLRAASNVEAYEKLVATLIHAEQEQTLRVVAPVTSIAPAVNPSVDVEELRARWSSMTDVHQFMSILRDLKLTRQQAVHLVGEEYAWPVDHDSVAAMMRISANEEIPIMCFVGNRGCIQIHSGPVKEIKPMGPWINVLDETFHLHLRLDHIREVWAVRKPASEGHVTSLEAYDAAGQLIIQFFGKRKEGAFERDDWRGLVENLPRGPRSTAA comes from the coding sequence ATGACTGCAGACCGACCCACGCCCGACGCGATCCGCCGTGCGCGCGCCGAAAACCCCAAAATGCGCGAGCGCGACCTCGCCGGCCAACTCGGCATTTCGGAAGCCGAATTCGTCGCCGCCTGGGTGGGAGAGGGGACCCGACGCATCCGTGCGGACGTCGATGCCTTCCTGACCGGCATGGAGGCGCTGGGCGAGGTGATGGCGCTCACCCGCAACGAGAGCGCCGTGCACGAGAAGATCGGCGTCTACGACAAGGTCGTGCTCGGCGAGCACGCCGCCATGGCGCTCGGCGAGCAGATCGACCTGCGCATCTTCCCGAAGGTGTGGGCGCACGGCTATGCCGTGTCGAAGACCGACGAGGATGGCACCGTGCGGCGCAGCCTGCAGTTCTTCAACGCCAGCGGCGAGGCGGTGCACAAGGTGCATCTGCGCGCGGCCTCGAATGTCGAGGCTTACGAAAAGTTGGTCGCTACCCTGATCCATGCCGAGCAGGAGCAGACGCTGCGTGTCGTCGCGCCGGTGACCTCGATCGCGCCGGCGGTCAATCCGTCCGTCGATGTCGAGGAGCTGCGCGCGCGCTGGTCGTCGATGACCGACGTGCACCAGTTCATGTCGATCCTGCGCGACCTGAAGCTCACCCGCCAGCAGGCGGTGCACCTCGTCGGCGAGGAATATGCATGGCCGGTCGATCACGACTCGGTCGCGGCGATGATGCGGATCTCGGCGAACGAGGAGATCCCGATCATGTGCTTCGTGGGAAATCGCGGCTGCATCCAGATCCACAGCGGGCCGGTGAAGGAGATCAAGCCGATGGGCCCGTGGATCAACGTGCTCGACGAGACCTTCCACCTGCACTTGCGGCTCGACCACATCCGCGAGGTGTGGGCGGTGCGCAAGCCGGCGAGCGAAGGCCATGTCACGTCGCTGGAAGCCTATGACGCGGCGGGCCAGCTGATCATCCAGTTCTTCGGCAAGCGCAAGGAAGGCGCGTTCGAGCGCGACGACTGGCGCGGCCTGGTCGAGAACCTGCCGCGCGGCCCGCGCTCGACCGCAGCCTGA
- a CDS encoding heme/hemin ABC transporter substrate-binding protein, translating to MPMTLFLPNARTRRAAMWAAAVALTLAALAAPTPKAHSAEDVAGVAKAKRIVAIGGSVTEIVYALGEEGRLIARDSTGLYPPAALALPDIGYMRAISPENVLGINPDGILTIEGSGPPEAIEVLKKASVPFATVPEKFDEAGILEKIRVVGTALGVEDKAAKLSAEVKADIDAAIAATAGIVERKRVLFILSMQGGKALASGTDTAADGIIRMAGGVNVISEFPGYKALTDEAIVTAQPDLILMMDRGGDHAAANADMKAHPALSQTPAVQNDAIVRMDGAYLLGFGPRTAAAARDLAKALYGDRVLN from the coding sequence ATGCCCATGACCCTCTTTCTTCCCAATGCGCGGACGCGCCGTGCTGCCATGTGGGCGGCGGCCGTCGCGCTGACGCTCGCGGCGCTCGCGGCACCGACGCCGAAGGCGCATTCGGCCGAGGATGTCGCCGGCGTTGCGAAGGCGAAACGCATCGTCGCGATCGGCGGCTCGGTGACCGAGATCGTCTATGCGCTGGGCGAGGAGGGTCGGCTGATCGCGCGCGATTCGACCGGCCTCTATCCGCCGGCCGCGCTTGCCCTGCCGGACATCGGCTACATGCGGGCGATCTCGCCGGAGAACGTGCTCGGCATCAATCCGGACGGGATCCTCACCATCGAGGGTAGCGGCCCGCCCGAGGCGATTGAGGTGCTGAAGAAGGCGAGCGTTCCCTTCGCCACCGTGCCCGAGAAATTTGACGAGGCCGGTATCCTGGAGAAGATCCGCGTGGTCGGCACCGCGCTCGGCGTCGAGGACAAGGCAGCGAAACTGTCGGCCGAGGTGAAGGCCGACATCGATGCCGCGATCGCGGCGACGGCCGGAATTGTCGAGCGCAAGCGGGTGCTGTTCATCCTGTCGATGCAGGGCGGCAAGGCGCTGGCGTCGGGAACCGACACCGCGGCCGACGGCATCATCAGGATGGCCGGCGGTGTGAACGTGATCTCGGAGTTCCCGGGCTACAAGGCGCTGACCGACGAGGCGATCGTCACCGCCCAGCCCGACCTGATCCTGATGATGGACAGGGGCGGCGACCACGCGGCGGCGAATGCCGACATGAAGGCGCATCCGGCGCTGTCGCAGACGCCGGCGGTGCAGAACGACGCCATCGTGCGGATGGACGGCGCCTATCTCCTCGGCTTCGGGCCGCGGACGGCGGCCGCGGCGCGCGACCTCGCCAAGGCGCTCTACGGCGACCGCGTCCTGAACTGA
- a CDS encoding FecCD family ABC transporter permease codes for MPAAVRKPSAEGDRRQRARIAIVILAVALCAAFLFSLASGASDASALSVLGELLGIGAEGAMSARDRIIVMDIRLPRAVLGVLIGAALAVSGAVMQGLFRNPLADPGLVGVSAGAGLGAISIIVLGGTALAPLTALLGIYSLPLAAFCGGLLTTLVLYRVATRRGQTSVATMLLAGIALGAMAGALSGLLVYMADDRQLRDLTFWGLGSLAGATWIKIAAAGPIIAAALVAAPFLARGLNALSLGESTANHLGIPVQRVKSVAIVTVAGAVGASVAVSGGIGFVGIVVPHLLRLVIGPDNRYLLPAAAVLGASLLLLADSVSRTIVAPAELPIGIVTAAVGAPFFLWILLRKRGVIDL; via the coding sequence GTGCCGGCCGCGGTCCGGAAGCCCTCAGCCGAGGGCGACCGGCGCCAGCGGGCCCGGATCGCCATCGTCATCCTCGCCGTCGCGCTCTGCGCGGCTTTTCTTTTCAGCCTGGCCTCCGGCGCCTCGGATGCATCCGCGCTGTCGGTGCTCGGCGAGCTGCTGGGGATCGGCGCGGAGGGCGCGATGTCGGCGCGCGACCGCATCATCGTCATGGACATCCGCCTGCCGCGCGCCGTGCTCGGCGTGCTGATCGGAGCCGCACTTGCCGTGTCCGGCGCGGTGATGCAGGGCCTGTTCCGCAACCCGCTCGCCGATCCGGGCCTGGTCGGCGTGTCGGCCGGCGCCGGGCTTGGCGCGATCTCGATCATAGTGCTCGGCGGCACCGCGCTTGCGCCGTTGACCGCACTGCTCGGTATCTATTCGTTGCCGCTGGCGGCGTTCTGCGGCGGCCTGCTGACGACGCTGGTGCTCTACCGCGTCGCGACCCGGCGCGGCCAGACGTCGGTCGCGACCATGCTGCTCGCCGGCATCGCGCTCGGCGCCATGGCCGGCGCACTGTCGGGACTGCTGGTCTACATGGCCGACGACCGGCAGCTGCGCGACCTGACGTTCTGGGGGCTCGGCTCGCTCGCCGGCGCAACCTGGATCAAGATCGCGGCCGCCGGCCCGATCATCGCGGCGGCACTCGTCGCGGCGCCCTTCCTGGCGCGCGGGCTGAATGCGCTGTCGCTCGGCGAATCGACTGCCAACCATCTCGGCATCCCCGTGCAGCGGGTGAAGTCGGTGGCGATCGTCACGGTGGCCGGCGCAGTGGGCGCGTCTGTGGCGGTTTCGGGCGGCATCGGCTTCGTCGGCATCGTGGTGCCGCATCTGCTGCGGCTGGTGATCGGCCCGGACAACCGCTACCTGCTTCCGGCCGCGGCCGTGCTGGGCGCCAGCCTGCTGCTTCTGGCGGATTCGGTCAGCCGCACCATCGTGGCACCCGCCGAACTGCCGATCGGCATCGTCACGGCCGCTGTCGGCGCGCCGTTCTTCCTCTGGATCCTGCTGCGCAAGCGCGGCGTCATAGACCTGTGA
- a CDS encoding heme ABC transporter ATP-binding protein yields the protein MIELSKVSVDIGSKRIVSDVSFAAQAGEVTAIVGPNGSGKTTLLKAISGEWTYHGSVKLAGRELRTMKLWEAAGFRAVLPQATTLSFPFTVLEIVRLGLTSGRSGVSGSALELLAEEALERVDLAGFAGRFYQELSGGEQQRVQLARVLCQVWQPVLDGQARFLLLDEPVSSLDIKHQLIIMGIARDFAKAGGGVIAILHDLNLTAMFADRIVMMHRGRAEAVGRPAEVLVDERISRVFECGLRVGVTPAAGAPFVLPQSATL from the coding sequence ATGATCGAGCTCAGCAAGGTTTCGGTCGACATCGGATCGAAGCGGATCGTCTCCGACGTGTCGTTCGCCGCGCAGGCGGGCGAGGTGACGGCGATCGTCGGGCCGAACGGCTCCGGCAAGACGACGCTCCTGAAGGCGATCTCGGGCGAATGGACCTATCACGGCTCGGTCAAGCTCGCCGGCCGTGAGCTGCGGACGATGAAATTGTGGGAAGCGGCGGGCTTCCGCGCCGTGCTGCCGCAGGCGACCACGCTGTCGTTTCCCTTCACCGTGCTCGAAATCGTCCGGCTCGGCCTGACGAGCGGCCGTTCCGGCGTGAGCGGATCGGCGCTGGAGCTGCTGGCCGAGGAGGCGCTGGAACGTGTCGACCTGGCGGGCTTCGCGGGACGGTTCTACCAGGAACTCTCGGGCGGCGAGCAGCAGCGGGTGCAGCTTGCCCGCGTGCTGTGCCAGGTCTGGCAGCCGGTGCTCGACGGCCAGGCGCGCTTCCTGCTGCTCGACGAGCCGGTGTCGAGCCTCGACATCAAGCACCAGCTGATCATCATGGGCATCGCGCGCGACTTCGCCAAAGCCGGCGGCGGCGTGATCGCCATCCTGCACGACCTCAACCTGACGGCGATGTTCGCCGACAGGATCGTGATGATGCACCGGGGCAGGGCGGAGGCGGTCGGACGGCCGGCGGAAGTGCTCGTGGACGAGCGGATCAGCCGGGTGTTCGAATGCGGCCTGCGCGTCGGCGTCACGCCCGCGGCGGGCGCGCCGTTCGTGCTGCCTCAGTCGGCGACGCTGTAG
- the rirA gene encoding iron-responsive transcriptional regulator RirA gives MRLTRQTNYAVRIMMYCAANSGRLSRIPEIASAYNVSELFLFKILQPLVEARLVETVRGRNGGVRLARAASEITLFDVVRVTEENFAMAECFENDAVDCPLIDSCALNSALRKALGAFFEVLESFTIEDLVKDRTDVRLLLGIPQPAQPVAAA, from the coding sequence ATGCGCCTTACCCGTCAGACCAACTATGCCGTCCGCATCATGATGTATTGCGCGGCCAACAGCGGTCGGCTGAGCCGGATTCCCGAGATCGCGTCGGCATACAACGTGTCGGAACTGTTTCTTTTCAAGATCTTGCAGCCGCTTGTCGAAGCGCGCCTGGTGGAGACCGTCCGTGGCCGCAACGGTGGCGTCAGGCTCGCGCGCGCCGCGTCCGAGATCACCCTGTTCGACGTCGTGCGCGTCACGGAAGAGAACTTTGCCATGGCGGAGTGCTTTGAGAATGACGCCGTCGACTGCCCGCTGATCGATTCCTGCGCGCTCAACAGCGCGCTGCGCAAGGCGCTCGGCGCCTTCTTCGAGGTTCTGGAGAGCTTCACCATCGAGGATCTCGTCAAGGATCGGACCGACGTCCGCCTGCTTCTCGGCATCCCGCAGCCCGCGCAGCCCGTCGCCGCGGCATAA
- a CDS encoding amidase — protein MMTTMPFPAPGPICSLDAVELARKIRARDLSCRQVSEAFLDRIEAVNPAVNAIVSLRPRAEILAEADAADRHLAAGGAAGPLFGLPMAVKDIAGTRGLRTTFGSRIFADFVPAEDDFFVARMRAAGAIFIGKTNVPEFGFGSQTYNEVFGPTRNAFDQNLTSGGSSGGAAVATALHMVPLADGSDMGGSLRNPAAWNNIYGFRPSQGLVPSGPGGELFISQMGVEGPMARNVADLALLLSVQAGYEPGAPLSLGGVDTDFTAQLSRPLERSRIAWLGDLGGHLATEDGVLALCEAALGDFEPIGLSVEAHLPDVDFERIWQAFITLRHATSGCALKVHYDDPARRPLLKPEAVWEIEGALDLKAPAIHAASVVRSEWYKAVLRLFERYDFLALPTAQVFPFSVDIHWPDEVGGRKMDSYHRWMEVTALATMAGCPAISLPAGFDGQGRPMGFQLVGPPRRDASVLRAAAAYEAATGRGGGVRPADRLS, from the coding sequence ATGATGACCACGATGCCCTTCCCCGCGCCCGGCCCGATCTGCAGCCTCGACGCCGTCGAACTCGCCCGGAAGATCCGCGCCCGCGACCTTTCGTGCCGACAGGTCTCCGAGGCATTCCTCGACCGCATCGAGGCGGTCAATCCGGCGGTCAACGCGATCGTGTCGCTGCGCCCGCGCGCCGAGATCCTCGCCGAGGCCGATGCGGCCGACAGGCACCTGGCGGCAGGCGGCGCGGCGGGCCCGCTCTTCGGCCTGCCGATGGCAGTGAAGGACATCGCCGGCACCAGGGGGCTGCGGACCACCTTCGGCTCGCGCATCTTCGCGGATTTCGTGCCTGCGGAAGACGATTTCTTCGTCGCCCGCATGCGCGCCGCCGGCGCCATCTTCATCGGCAAGACCAACGTGCCGGAATTCGGCTTCGGCTCGCAGACCTACAACGAGGTGTTCGGCCCGACCCGCAACGCCTTCGACCAGAACCTCACATCGGGCGGATCGAGCGGCGGCGCGGCGGTGGCCACCGCGCTGCACATGGTTCCGCTCGCCGATGGCAGCGACATGGGCGGCTCGCTGCGCAATCCCGCCGCCTGGAACAACATCTACGGCTTCCGCCCCTCGCAGGGTCTTGTGCCCAGCGGCCCGGGCGGCGAACTGTTCATCAGCCAGATGGGCGTCGAAGGCCCGATGGCCCGCAACGTCGCCGACCTCGCGCTGCTTCTGTCCGTGCAGGCGGGCTACGAGCCGGGCGCGCCGCTGTCGCTCGGCGGTGTCGACACCGATTTCACCGCGCAGCTGTCGCGCCCGCTCGAGCGCAGCCGCATCGCCTGGCTCGGCGATCTCGGCGGGCATCTCGCCACCGAGGACGGCGTTCTGGCGCTCTGCGAGGCCGCACTTGGCGACTTCGAGCCGATCGGCCTTTCGGTCGAGGCGCATCTCCCCGACGTCGATTTCGAGCGGATCTGGCAGGCGTTCATCACGCTGCGCCACGCCACCAGCGGCTGTGCGCTCAAGGTGCACTATGACGATCCGGCGCGCCGGCCGCTGCTCAAGCCCGAAGCCGTCTGGGAGATCGAGGGCGCGCTCGATCTCAAGGCCCCGGCCATTCACGCCGCCTCGGTCGTCCGCTCCGAATGGTACAAGGCGGTGCTGCGCCTGTTCGAGCGCTACGACTTCCTCGCTCTGCCGACCGCGCAGGTGTTTCCGTTCAGCGTCGACATCCACTGGCCGGACGAGGTCGGCGGCCGGAAGATGGACAGCTACCATCGCTGGATGGAGGTCACGGCGCTCGCCACCATGGCCGGCTGCCCGGCCATCAGCCTGCCCGCGGGCTTCGACGGCCAGGGTCGGCCGATGGGTTTCCAGCTCGTCGGCCCGCCCCGCCGCGATGCCAGTGTCCTGCGCGCGGCTGCCGCCTACGAGGCGGCCACCGGCAGAGGCGGCGGCGTCCGCCCAGCAGATAGGTTAAGTTGA